The following coding sequences are from one Arvicanthis niloticus isolate mArvNil1 chromosome 14, mArvNil1.pat.X, whole genome shotgun sequence window:
- the Plac8l1 gene encoding PLAC8-like protein 1, whose product MSWLGHHFSRWCEDISLLSTRVPLFSSMPSEDEHLVSNLRSHVPARVVVKQPIRGASGRTTVTAIVQTGGDWSTGLFSVCRDRKICFWGLLCPMCLECDIARHYGECLCWPLLPGSTFALRIGTRERHKIQGTLCEDWVVVHCCWPFSICQVARELKMRTSQLYEICEVPELKDTLV is encoded by the exons ATGAGCTGGCTGGGACATCATTTCTCCAGGTGGTGCGAGGACATTTCCTTGCTCAGTACACGTGTACCACTCTTTTCAAGCATGCCCTCTGAAGACGAGCATTTAGTCTCGAACTTGAG GAGCCACGTGCCAGCTCGTGTTGTGGTGAAGCAGCCGATCCGTGGAGCCAGTGGCAGGACCACAGTCACAGCCATTGTTCAGACTGGTGGGGACTGGAGCACCGGCCTCTTCAGTGtctgcagagacaggaaaatct GTTTCTGGGGTCTGCTTTGTCCCATGTGTCTTGAGTGTGACATTGCCAGGCATTACGGAGAGTGTCTTTGTTGGCCACTCTTACCGGGGTCTACCTTTGCATTGAGAATTGGCACCAGAGAAAGACATAAGATACAG GGGACCCTCTGTGAAGACTGGGTGGTGGTGCACTGCTGCTGGCCTTTCTCCATCTGTCAGGTGGCTCGAGAACTCAAGATGAGAACATCTCAACTCTACGAAATCTGTGAAGTCCCTGAACTCAAGGACACCCTGGTCTGA